Below is a genomic region from Actinoallomurus bryophytorum.
GCACACCGTGACCCTGGGCGACGACGGTGAGCTGCTCGGCGCCCTGGCCGAACGCTGTGACGGCCTGATCGTGACGGCCACCGCGACGGGCGGCGTGCCGCCCGAGGCCGCGGGCGCCCTCGCCGGGGCGTCGGCGCGCATCCCGGTCGTGCTCGTCTCCCCCATCGCCCACAGCTCGCTACCGGTGACCAGGCTGGACCCGCTGAAGGCCCGTGTGCTGATGCACCTGCTCCTCGCCGCGGGCCGGGACCGCGATGCCGTCATCGCCGCCTTCGCGGCCGCCGAGCGGCCCGGCCCGGCACAGCTCTAGGCCTGTCTCGAAGTCCCAGCTCTGGGACCCGCCCCGTCGTGGAGCCCACCCGTCGTGGAGCCCACCCGTCGTGGAGCCCACCCGTCGTGGATCCCACCCGCCCGGGGGTGCCATCCCACTCTCATTGTCCAGCCAGAACAACGGCGGGCGGAAGTAGAGCGGGGTTCTGTGGATAACCTCGGGCGGCGCCGCCCAAGCGCCGCCCACGCGCCACCCAAGCGGCGCCACACGGCAACGGCATGACCTTGGGACAGGCCCTAGAGCCTGTCCTCAAAGCCATATGAGCAGGGTGGCCAGGTCGATCATCCCTTGGTAGGACTGGGCGGTCTTGTCATAGCGGGTGGCGATGGCGCGGTACTGCTTGAGGCGGCCGAAGCAGCGTTCGACGACGTTGCGCCGGCGGTAGACGCGGGGGTCGAAGGCGGGTGGCCGGCCCCCTTGTGAGCCGCGGCGCCGACGGCCGGCTTGCTGGTCGACTCGTTCGGGGATGGTCGCAGCGATACCACGGCGGCGCAGGTAGGCGCGGATCGCGCGGGAGCTGTAACCCTTATCGGCGATCACCCGCACCGGACGCCGCCAAGGCCGCCCGGGCCGCTGCGCGGGGTGACGGCGGATGCAGATCCCGGCCATCACCTGCTCGAACATGGTGCAGTCATTGACGTTCCCGCCCGTCAGCACGACCGACAGGGGCCGACCGTGACCATCACAGGCAAGATGGATCTTTGTCGTGACACCGCCCCGGGACCGGCCGATA
It encodes:
- a CDS encoding IS5 family transposase (programmed frameshift), which gives rise to MVRRHELSDEQWQVIEPLLPVSGAAGRPRVDDRRVINGMLFKAKTGVAWRDLPERYGPWKTVYNRFWRWSRNGTLTMLVSKAQVIAEAIDELDREVSVDSSIVRAHQHAAGARRLAAGRTGGTIAGRAGRTRVDHAIGRSRGGVTTKIHLACDGHGRPLSVVLTGGNVNDCTMFEQVMAGICIRRHPAQRPGRPWRRPVRVIADKGYSSRAIRAYLRRRGIAATIPERVDQQAGRRRRGSQGGRPPAFDPRVYRRRNVVERCFGRLKQYRAIATRYDKTAQSYQGMIDLATLLIWL